GATAAGAAGCTTTCAGTTAAAGTGACAAATATGGACCAAGAAAAAACGTATGTTGTATCAACAAGTAAAGAGTATGCACTCCAAGGGACTACGGCATCAAAGTACACTGCACCAGACAAAACATTAGGAAGATGGGCATATGGAAATTTAACCTACTATAACGCAGATTCTAGTTCTGTACTTTCGTCCTATTATTCTGCAAATATTAGTAATAAAGGGGGGAAGAATTTAAAAAATGATGGTATAGCTGGAACAATGACTTCTGCGCAACTCATTTCTGGAGATAAATACAGAGTGAACTTGTTAAATAAGAATGATCGGTTTAAATACGCCGTCAAGGCAGGAGATACCTTTACTATTACAAGCGATAACGGGCAACCAATTACTGATTATTTATTAAGCATCTATGATGCAAATAATACAAATGTAGCAGAATCTTCTTTTGAAATTGTACCCACAGGATCAGAAAACATTCTCACGCTCAGAGCAAAACAAGATATAGTATTAAGTCAGATGTATGTTGAAGCAACTGTTCCACAAAATAAGGAAGCGGTTGTGTTATCTGCAGAGAATACAATGATCAATGCGGGAGCAAAATATGAAGTACTATACAATCCGTACATTGAGAAAATTTCTGTAATCAATGCAGATTTTGGCGGAACAGCTTGGGGAAATAGTAATGCGGCAAGTAATAATTCCAAAAATGCTAAAATTCATTTGGAGGGAACAACTGCAGAGCCTCTAAATAATATTAAAATCACAATAGATCACCCTTCCTATTTTTCCGTTAGAGAAATACAAGCACTTGTAACAAGTCAGAAAACCTATAAACTAGGTGTGGATTATACTATAGAAAAAGTTAGTGACACAGAAACAATAATTGCATTTACTACACCTATTACCAATACGATAGATTATTCATTAGTTTTTAATTATGTTCCAGATGGATTAGATAAAACAGAGCCTATTCCAAGTGGTGATAATGCAGTAGATTCTACTGTCACACTTTCAGCCGATGGGTATGAAGATATTCCACCTGTTTTAGTCTCTTCTTACTTAAAAGAAAGAGAGTATAGTGAAGCAACTCTTCAATCTACTCCAGGTAAAAACTCGTTAGCATTTTTGGTGAATGCACGTAATGACTCCTATGATTCATTGATCGTAACATCAGACATTTCTAAGATGGAAGATACAGCAGCAAGTTACAAAATATATAATATTTCCAATGATCAAGTAAAATCAATCGCACATCCTGACTGGACACTTTACGAGAATTCAAGTTTATTAACTAATACTGAGGTGAAGTTGGGGGATGCTGAGTATCCTACAATTACTTACGATGAGACCAAGAAAGTTTATACGTTCGATTTTGGGGAGACGTCTAATCGTTATCTAATTGTTTGGGAAAGAACGAATAATTGGGTCAATAGGTCTAATGATACAATTGAATCAACAGTAACAGGACAACAAGAAGAACCTGTCTCTCAATCGTTTCAAACAACGCCCGCAACTCCTATAGATACATCTGTACTTGAAAAAGATGATACGTTCTTAAATGTAGTTCAACATACATTTACTACAAAAAATGTAGATGCGAATAAATATAAGTTGCTTAGTCCGTCATTTGATATTACTCTTTCTGGGGCAAGTAAAGCAGTAGCCGAAACGGCTTCTATAGCAATCGTAACTAGTTCTGGAGCAACTATCCCTGAAGATGAATACATTATTGTTCCAAAAGTAGATGGAACAGGGATCTCTATCCAGTTTAAAGAAGGATATGTATTAACAGAAAATATAACATTAACTTACAATTCAATTTCTTCTCAATCTGGAAAAGTTTCTACGACTACATCGATAAAATCAGACAGCTTGATTGGATATGACAGTTATCAACTAAGTAAGTTAAGTAATAGCGTTGATATTGAATATGTAGCAGGAGATATGGTTACAAAATTAGTATCAGGAAAAGTACTTTCATACAATACGGTTACAGAAGAGCCCTTAGGGAATGTAGCATTCATCTTGAAAAATCTTGATACAGGAACAGAAGTATCATACACAACAGATGAAGCTGGACTTCAGGCTCTCACAGGAATTCGAACAGGTAACTATAGCTTAGTAGTAACAGAGGTACCAGAAGGATATACTGTTCCAAATGAATATTTGGCTGGCAAAGAACTTAAAATTGTTGAAGATACTGCTCTAAATGAGTTTAAAATTCCTTTGACACCAAAAGAAAACAAAGAAGCGGTAGAAGGAAAAGACTCAACGATCTATGTGGGAAGCACTTGGGATAAAGAAGACAACTTTGTTTCAGCAACCGACAAAGATGGGAACACCGTAACCTATACTGAGTCAATGGTAGACAAGATCGTAGATAAAGCAACAGGAGAAGAAGTAACAACAGTCGATACTAGCAAGCCAGGAGTATACGAAGTAACGTATACCAACGGAGGAGCAACTGATACCGTAACAGTTACAGTTCTAGAAAACAAAGAAGCGGTAGAAGGAAAAGACTCAACGATCTATGTGGGAAGCACTTGGAATAAAGAAGACAACTTCGTTTCAGCAACCGACAAAGATGGGAACACCGTAACCTATACTGAGTCAATGGTAGACAAGATCGTAGATAAAGCAACAGGAGAAGAAGTAACGACAGTCGATACTAGCAAACCAGGAGTATATGAAGTAACGTATACCAACGGAGGAACAACTGATACCGTAACAGTTACAGTTCTAGAAAACAAAGAAGCTGTAGAAGGAAAAGACTCAACGATCTATGTGGGAAGCACTTGGGATAAAGAAGACAACTTCGTCTCAGCAACCGACAAAGATGGGAACACCGTCACATTCACTGAGTCAATGGTAGACAAGATCGTAGACAAAGCAACAGGCGAAGAAGTAACAACAGTCGATACTAGCAAACCAGGAGTATATGAAGTAACGTATACCAACGGAGGAGCAACTGATACCGTAACAGTTACAGTTCTAGAAAACAAAGAAACGGTAGAAGGAAAAGACTCAACGATCTATGTGGGAAGCACTTGGAATAAAGAAGACAACTTCGTCTCAGCAACCGACAAAGATGGGAACACCGTCACATTCACTGAGTCAATGGTAGACAAGATCGTAGATAAAGCAACAGGAGAAGAAGTAACGACAGTCGATACCAGCAAACCAGGAGTATATGAAGTAACGTATACTAATGGAGGAGCAACCGACACCGTATTAGTTACAGTATTAGGAAATAAAGACATAGTAAGTGAGAAGGAATCAATTACAACTGAAAAGACTGAAGAAAAAGCAGCAGTTATTGGAAACAAGACAGAAGTAAAGGGAGCAACATATGAAAAAAGTGGATCGTTGACCCAAAAACTTCCTTCAACGGGAGAAGATATTAGCATTCTTACTAGCATTTTGGGTGGAATACTTCTTACTATTGTGTTGTTCTTTAAAGGAAGAAAGTATAAAAAGAAAGAGTAATGAAAGTGCAAAGTGAACTGTGTAAGTAGCTAATTCCAGAGGCTATCTATCTGTCAACTAAAGTTGGCGAAAAATTAAAGGATTAAATTGATTATCATGAAGCCTAGAGGTAAACTCCTCTAGGTTTTTCGATAAAGTAAAGAACTTCTGGGCAGGTCAGATGCTTGATTTTCTTCGGATAGTAAAACTCATTAAATAGTTTAAAAACGAAAGAAACAGCGCTTTTTTCGATTAGAAATAGGTTTGATAGTCCGATATGCCAATCAATAAGTTCGTGAATCTCAACAAATAATTTTCATTATTTCCTTGTTCATTTTTTGAAGTAGTCTTAATCCTTAATAATCAATGCACTTGTGTCTTCCAGGTGATAGGAAGACAAATCTAGTTTGACTGATTTATTTATTTTAGGATCATATTTAGTGATTTGGTCGTCAAACATAAAATAATAATAGCCATTTTTCATAGAGAGAAATGGAGAATTTATATGTTTTTCTTTTTCTTGTTTTTCGTATTCTGGAAAATGAATGAACGATTCAGATTGTTCTTTCAAATGATAAACAGTCCACGTATAACTTTTTACATACAATTCATAATGACGAATAAGTAGGTGTTCATTTTGAGCATCCACGTATATCTCCATTGGATAAGGATACGTTAGATTGATGTATTCTTTCTTTTTGTTTGCCAAATCATAGACAAGGATTCGTTTAGATTCGCCAGGTTCACCGTCTGAACGTATGCCAGCATTGCCTTCAGTTATATATAGTTTGTTTTGAAATGCAGCCATTCTCATGTAAGCACTCGTTTCATCCCCTAAGTCTATTTCTTCTACTACCTCCAACTCTTTTGTCATTTTTAGTAATATATTCTTACTCGTTCCGTCGTCGGGATTATTATAAGCGCACAAAACATAAAGATATTCCCCAAGCGGAATTAATTGGTTAGTCAGAATACTTTCTTTTTGATGGATTTCTTTTTTTAGCTTAAGTTTCAAGTTTTTGTCATATTTATAAAACTCTGTTCGATCGCTAAAACAAGTGGTTGTATAAAAAAATTCTCCATCTACATTGGAAGTATAGGCATCATTGCCTTTTGCTTTTACAAGATCAATCGACAAATCGCTATTGATTTTGGCTAAAAAAACGTCAAGTTTCGGACTTTCAGATGTTTTTGTATAGTAGCTGTTATTCATTTCCCAAAAGTTAGTACGCCAAAAATTTAGGTTGCCATCTGTTCGTTTTTGTTGTTCAACGTTTTGCAAGGCATCGTCTTTTTCTTTAAATGTTGTGATGTTTTTTGAATCAATGATGGCAAGATCGTATTCTTTTTTTGGTAGAGTCGTTGTTTTTTTGCAGCTACTTAGAATAAATAAGACCAATAAGGAGATGGCTATTAGGAGGTTAAGATAATATTTTTTCATGTTCAGCTCTTTTCTTAACGTAAGATTTGTTAATAATTTTGATTATACGTTAGTAAGAATTTGGTGTCAATTTGATTATATTAAATATTGTTTGTCTATAGTAGGCGTTTAAAGGGTAGAAACAATCTCGTTTTATTTTATGTGAAAATCAATGACTGAAAGAAATCGTTCCTTCGCCAAAACTCTTCTTTCAATGGTATGATAAATGAAGAAAAAGGCAGAGAGGAGAGTGTGATATGAAAAAATTAGTTTTATTTGGTGATAGTATCACTGCTGGATATGGAGAAGAAGCAATCACTCCGATTTTACAACAGTTAATTACGGAGGGATTAGAAGCACAAAATCTAGAAGAAATCACGATTATCAACGCTGGGATGCCGGGCGATACTACCGTTGATGCGATGAAGCGTTTAGATAAAGAAGTCTTGAGAGAGAAGCCTGATCTTGTGACGATTTTCTTTGGAGCGAATGACACAAATAGGGATAATTTAGTTTCTCTAGAAACATTTGCAGAAAATATTGAAACAATGATTGTAAAAATCGGCAAGGAAAAAGTTATTTTATTGACACCGCCTTATGTGGATTGTGCTAGAAAACCAAATCGTGAGGATGGACGGATTCGTGAGTACGCAGAGCGAGTAAAAGCGATTGCTGAACGATATGAGATTCCAGTCATCGATCTTTATAAAGCGATGGTGGTTTATCCTGGCACCGATGAGTTTTTACAAGCAGATGGTCTGCATTTTTCTAAAACAGGCTACGACTTACTTGCAGCCTTGATTGTTCGTGAAATAAAAGGTAGACTGATGACAAAAGACAATAGTTAGGAAGAAGAACATGACGAATCATTATTATACAGAAAATCCAGATCTTGCCCATGATTTAGAGCAGTGGTCATTTGAATTAAGAGGAAAGAAATTCCAATTTTTAACTGATAGCGGGGTCTTTTCCCGTAATACAGTGGATTTTGGCTCACGAGTGTTGATCGATGCGTTTGACTTTGAAGAATTACCAGAAGGAAAATTGCTGGATGTCGGTTGTGGCTATGGTCCAATCGGTTTAACATTAGCGTCAATCAGTGGTAGAGAAGTAGAGATGATTGATGTTAATCAACGAGCAGTGGCTTTAGCACAGGAAAATGCTAAGAAAAATCAAGTGAAAAACGTAGACATTCACACGTCCAATATTTATGCAGATATCCATGAAACGCACTATGCTGCAATCATCAGTAATCCGCCAATTCGTGCAGGGAAAAAAGTGGTTCATGAAATTTTAAGTGAAGCCCATCCTTTGCTTGTTACTGGTGGTACATTAACGGTCGTTATCCAAAAGAAACAAGGCGCACCTAGCGCAGAGAAAAAAATGGAAGAAGTCTTCGGCAATGTCGAAGTCGTAACCAAAGATAAAGGCTATTATATTTTAAAAAGCGTGAAAGAAGCTTAAATCTTTAAAGAGCAATGCCAAAGCAGTCTTCGACAGAAGTTGCGGCATTGCTTTTTTTTGGTCGAAACTATCTTTTTGCAAGGGTTTCCTCTAAAATAGATGTACAAGAAGAAAAGTCAAGACAGTGAGTGAGATTGGAGTGAGCTAGATGGTCACGATTAAAGACGTAGCGAAGCACGCTGGGGTATCTGTCGCTAGTGTATCCAGATATATTAATAAAAACGGGTATGTACGAACTGAAACAGGGAAAAAAATTGCAGAAGCAATCAAAGAATTGGACTATGTACCTAACGAAGTGGCACGATCTTTATTTCAAAAAAAATCGAAAATCATCGGCGTGTTATTGCCGGATATTGCCAATCCGTATTTTCCTTTACTAGCAAAAGGAATCGAAGAAACGTTGATCAAAAATGGGTATATGATGCTTTTGGCGAACACATCCGATTCACAAGAGCAGCTAAACCAGTATATTACCACGTTTATTCAAAATAATGTCAGTGGAATTATCACTGCCTTACCGATCAAACCTCTTCCAGATATTTCTGTTGTTGGAATCGATCGAGTATATGAAGGGGAAATCAGCAAAGTGTTGCCAGATGATTATTTAGGTGGAAAATTGATTGGTGAAGCAATTTTAAAGACGACATTTGAACATATCTTGATTATTACAGGAAGTCTTTCTTTTACTAGTGCGAAAAAGCGTTTAAAAGGATTGACCGATGTACTAGACATGGAAAAAACGGCCTATGATATTTATGAAACCTCTTCTTTTAATGTGAATGAAGTGGATAAAATTTCTGACCGATTTTTTGAACAGTATGCTTCTGTCGATACAGTCATTGCTTCAAATGATTATTTAGCATTAAAAATTATGCAAAAAGCACAACAACGAGGGATGCGGATTCCAGAGGATTTACAGATTATTGGGTATGACGGTATTCCGTTTGCGGATATGACTTATCCTAAGTTAACGACGATTCAACAACCTGTTTACGAAATTGGTGAGACCGCAGCAGAGATCATGATGCAGTTAGTAGCCCAAGAAAAAATAGACAAAGAAGAGAAAATATTGCCCGTTAGACTGCAAAAAGGAGAAAGTTTACGCTGAAAGGGTTTACAAAATCGGTAAAAAGTGTTAATGTACAACCATAGGTAACCGGTTACACATTGTGGATGGAGATGATAAAATGAAAAAAGCAGCAGTGATAGGCAGTATATCTACGGACTTTGTAGTCACAACAGAAGTAATCCCAAATCAAGGGGAAACGGTTGTTGGTCAAAGTTTTCAAACCTTCTTTGGTGGAAAAGGAGCCAATCAAGCAGTTGCTCTTAGCCGAGCAGGGGTAGATGTATTTATGTTAGGGGCTGTCGGAAGCGATTCTTTTGGAAAGGAATTGATCAGAAATTTAAGTGAAAATGCTATTCATACAGAAATGATCCAGACCATTGAAGAAAGTGAAAGTGGTTCTGCCCATATTCAGATAAAAGATGGCGACAATCGGATTGTCATTATTCCAGGAGCGAATGACCTGATTTCTATTGAAATGGTTAAACAGTATCAAGAAGAGCTACAAAAAATGGACATCATTGTATTGCAAAATGAAATCCCGTTAGAAACTATTGAATATTTGATTGATTGGTGCTTTGAGCACAAGATCAAAACTATTTATAATCCAGCACCAGCGAAAGAAATTGCTGGAAAATATATTGATAAAGTGACCTACATCACACCAAATGAGCATGAAACAGCGTTATTGTTTAAAGGTGAAGCAAGAGAAAACGTCCTTAAAAGATACCCAAACAAATTAATTGTCACGCTAGGAGAACAAGGAGCTGTCTTTCATGATGGGGAAAAAGAAGTCGTTGTGCCAGCACATCGCGTTACGAATGTAGTAGATACGACAGGTGCAGGAGATACGTTTAACGGCTATTTTGCGAAAGGGATTTTAGACGGAAAATCATTAGCTGAAAGTTTAGCACTAGGTAACGCGGCTTCTGCTTTGGCTATTCAAGCAAAGGGAGCGCAAGATGGGATTCCGGTGTATGAAAAGGTGGTTGGGGCATTATGAAAAAAAGTGGCTTATTGAACTCAGAAATCGCCAAAATGGTTGATGATTTACGTCATACAGATCGTTTCATTATTGGCGATTGCGGTCTGCCAGTTCCAGAAAATGTGAAGGAAATTGATATTTCTTTAAAGCAAGGCACTCCGTCATTTTATTCGGTGTTGGAAACCATTTTAGCAGAAGTTGCGGTTGAAAAAGTGGTCTTAGCCGATGAAATCAAAGAAAATAATCCCGCTCTTTATGAACAAGTAACGCCCTTATTTTCGACAATCGAGTATGTTTCACATGAAGAATTCAAGCAGTTGAGCCAAGGCGTAAAAGCAATTATCCGCACAGGTGAAGTGACGCCGTATGCAAATATTATTTTACAGTCAGCAGTGATTTTTTAGAAAATGAGAGGAGTGTTCTCATGGAAGTAAAAATGTCAGGGATCAATAAATGTTTTGGCACAAATAAGGTATTGGAAGGCGTTGATTTTGAACTGAAATCAGGCGAAATCCATGCTTTAATGGGAGAAAACGGTGCTGGAAAATCGACATTGATGAATATTTTAACGGGGCTGCATAAACAAGACGCTGGAAAAATATTTATTGATGGAAAGGAAAGATACTTTAAAAACCCAAAAGAAGCCGAAGAGTTTGGGCTAACGTTTATTCACCAAGAAATGAATACGTTTTCTAACATGACAGTTTTGGAAAATATGTATTTAAATCGAGAAATCAAAACAAGTTTTGGTCTACTCGACAACAAAAAAATGGCTGAACAAGCGAAAGCGATTTTCGATGAACTGCATATTTCATTGGATTTATCTGAGCAGGTGGATCGCTTATCTGTCGGTCAGCAGCAAATGCTTGAGATTGCTAAATCATTGATGCTAAATGGTCAAGTCTTGATTATGGATGAGCCGACTGCTGCACTTTCTGAGATGGAAATTGCGAACTTGTTTAAGATTATTCGTGGGTTAAAAGAAAAAGGTGTCGCGATTGTTTATATCTCTCATAGAATGGAAGAAATTTTCTCTCTATGTGATCGAATTACAGTGATGCGTGATGGGATTTCTGTTAGTTGTTACCAAATTGCTCAAGTCGATGTGAATCAGATTGTGCATGATATGGTGGGAAGAGATATCGGTGATTTTTATCCAGAGAAAACAAATAAGATTGGTTCAGTCAAATTTGAAGTGAACCATCTGACATCAAAAAATCTGTTTGAAGATGTGTCTTTTTCAGTTAGAGAAGGGGAAATTTTAGGTTTTTCAGGATTGATGGGTTCTGGACGAACGGAAATTATGCGGGCTGTTTTTGGTATCGATTCACATGATTCTGGTGACATTCTTTTGCAAGGGGAAAAATTAAAAATAAATAAACCATCTGACGCAATCAAGCACGGAATTGGTTTTTTAACAGAAGATCGGAAAGAAGAAGGGCTGATTCTTGATTTCAGTTTAGAAGATAATATTGTGTTGCCTTCAGTGGATGAATTTGCCAAACATGGGTTGTTGGAAAAGAAAACGATGGATGAATTTGTGAACTTACTTTTAAAACGTTTAACGGTCAAAGCAGAAAGCAAAGAAGTTCCTGCAAGTAGTTTATCAGGAGGAAATCAGCAAAAAGTCGTTTTAGCCAAATGGATCGGGATTGGTCCACAAGTCTTGATTTTAGATGAGCCAACTAGAGGTGTTGACGTAGGGGCGAAACGAGAAATTTATCTGTTGATGAATGAATTAGCAGAACGAGGTGTGGCGATCATTATGATTTCAAGTGATTTGCCAGAAGTTATGAGTGTGAGCGATCGTGTGATTGTAGTTAGAGAAGGAAAAATTGCTGGTGAAGTAAGAAAAGAAGAGGCGACACAAGAAAAAATTATGAACCTAGCTACAGGAGGAAATTAATCATGGAAAAGACAAAACAGAAAAAAATTGCTCTTGGGTCATTAGGACCGTTACTTGCATTAGTCGTATTAGTGATTGTCGTAACGGTGTTAAATCCTAGTTTTATTGCGACGAATAATTTGCTGAATTTACTACGTCAAGTATCCATCAATGCGTTGATTGCTTTTGGAATGAGTTTTGTTATTCTCACTGGCGGTATTGATCTTTCGGTCGGTTCTACATTAGCGTTATCAGGTGCGTTGACGGCAGGATTGATTGCCAGCGGAGTATCACCGGTTCTTGCAATGCTTTTCGGTGTGGTTTTGGGTGCATTTCTTGGCATGATAAATGGTTTGTTGATTACCAAAGGGAAAATGGCACCGTTTATCGCAACGCTTGCCACTATGACGATTTATCGTGGGGCGACGTTGGTTTATACAGATGGGAACCCAATTACTGGAATCGGCAAAAGTTTTATTTTTCAATTTATGGGTAAGGGTTATTTATTTGGTATTCCATTTCCAATTATTGTTATGTTGCTATTTTTCGTATTCCTTTATACCTTGCTTCATAAAACAGCTTTCGGTAAAAAAACATACGCTGTAGGAGGGAATCTTAAAGCGGCTGAAATTGCTGGGGTCAAAACAGACAAAATTCAAATCATCATCTACACGATCTCAGGATTGATGGCTTCCATCTCAGGAATTATTCTAACTTCAAGACTAAATTCAGCGCAACCAACGGCAGGACAAGCCTATGAAATGGATGCTATTGCAGCGGTTGTGTTAGGCGGAACGAGTTTATCTGGAGGAAAAGGACGATTGTTTGGGACCTTGATTGGGGCGCTGATTATAGGCACGATTAACAATGGCTTGAATTTATTAGGCGTATCTAGTTTTTATCAACAAATCGTTAAAGGCTTAGTTATTATCATTGCGGTATTGTTAGACCGCAAACAAAATAAATAAAGATGAAGGAGAATCGCACAATGAAAAAACTAGTATTATCAATGGTGGCGGCAGGGTTACTTTTATCAGGATGTGGCGCAGCAACATTAGGAGAAAATGATACGCAAACAGACAAAAAAACAGAAGAGAAAAAAGCAGCAGATTTAAAAGTAGGGGTAAGTATTTCTACCTTAAATAATCCATTCTTTGTTTCTGTAAAAGATGGGATTCAAACCTTAGCAGATGAAAATAAAACAAAAACGATCATATCCGATGCACAAAATGATGCCTCAAAACAAAGCAATGATATTGATGATCTGATTCAACAAAAAGTAGATGTTATCTTAGTCAATCCAGTTGATTCTTCAGCAATCCAACCTGCTGTTGAAGCAGCCAATGAAGCGAATATCCCTGTCATTGCGTTAGATAGAAGTTCTGATGGTGGGGAAATCTTAACACTAGTTGCTTCTGATAATGTAAAAGGTGGGGAAATGGCAGCTAATTTTATCAAAGAAAAAGTAGGGAAAGACGCAAAAGTGGCACAATTAGAAGGAACACCAGGTGCTTCAGCGACAAGAGAGCGTGGAAAAGGCTTCGAATCAATTGCTAAAAAAGACTTGAAAGTCGTTCAAAGCCAATCTGCTGACTTTGACCGTGCTAAAGGATTAACGGTTATGGAAAATATCTTGCAATCAAGTTCAGATATAAAAGCGGTTTTTGCTCAAAATGATGAAATGGCTCTAGGAGCAGTAGAAGCTTTAAAATCAGCAGGTAAAAAAGATGTTTTAGTGGTTGGGTTTGATGGAAATGAAGATGGCTTGAAAGCTGTAAAAGCAGGAACCTTAGCTGCAACAGTGGCTCAACAACCTGTGGAAATGGGTAAACTTGCTTTACAAGCAGCCTATGATCATTTTGAAGGGAAGAAAGTGGAGAGTAAAATTGATTCGCCGTTGGAATTAGTGGAAGCAAAATAGACTGATGCAGTGAAGTGAGAATTTTTTTTATGGAAATGCCTCCTAAAGCTTGAATAAATGGAGGTTGAGATAAAAGTCGATTAGGTTCGAGCTAGTGGAGTAAAAAATCGAACAATACACTTCTTGTATTGCTCGATTTTTGCGAAATTGCCGAAGAACCTGCCTTTTGTCTACCGTTTATTAGGATTTAGAGTGTGAAACAAAACTGATTTTTAGTTTTGTTCCACACTCTTTATTTTTACTCTTTAACAAGCTGCAATAAATGGGTATAAATAGCCTTCCACGTTCCTTGTTCATTAAAGTTTTCTACAAGCAAAAAGGT
The DNA window shown above is from Enterococcus sp. 4G2_DIV0659 and carries:
- a CDS encoding ABC transporter permease — protein: MEKTKQKKIALGSLGPLLALVVLVIVVTVLNPSFIATNNLLNLLRQVSINALIAFGMSFVILTGGIDLSVGSTLALSGALTAGLIASGVSPVLAMLFGVVLGAFLGMINGLLITKGKMAPFIATLATMTIYRGATLVYTDGNPITGIGKSFIFQFMGKGYLFGIPFPIIVMLLFFVFLYTLLHKTAFGKKTYAVGGNLKAAEIAGVKTDKIQIIIYTISGLMASISGIILTSRLNSAQPTAGQAYEMDAIAAVVLGGTSLSGGKGRLFGTLIGALIIGTINNGLNLLGVSSFYQQIVKGLVIIIAVLLDRKQNK
- a CDS encoding D-ribose ABC transporter substrate-binding protein translates to MKKLVLSMVAAGLLLSGCGAATLGENDTQTDKKTEEKKAADLKVGVSISTLNNPFFVSVKDGIQTLADENKTKTIISDAQNDASKQSNDIDDLIQQKVDVILVNPVDSSAIQPAVEAANEANIPVIALDRSSDGGEILTLVASDNVKGGEMAANFIKEKVGKDAKVAQLEGTPGASATRERGKGFESIAKKDLKVVQSQSADFDRAKGLTVMENILQSSSDIKAVFAQNDEMALGAVEALKSAGKKDVLVVGFDGNEDGLKAVKAGTLAATVAQQPVEMGKLALQAAYDHFEGKKVESKIDSPLELVEAK